ATTGCTGGCGCGCATACGCAGCGTGCTGCGCCGCAGCCATGCCATGCCATCGAACGTGCCCTCGGACAAGGCGCAGCAAATCCGCTTTTCCGGCTGGACCCTGGACCTCACGGCGCGCCATTTGTTGAATCCCACGGGCCTGGTGATCATGCTGTCGGGTGCGGAATTTCGCTTGCTGCGCGTGTTCCTCGAACACCCGAACCGCGTGCTCAACCGCGACCAGTTGCTGAACCTGACGCAGGGCCGCGACGCCGATCCGTTCGACCGCTCGATCGATATCCAGATCAGCCGCTTGCGGCAAAAGCTCGGTGAAGATGCCCGTTTGCCGCAAATCATCAAGACCGTGCGCAATGGCGGCTACGTGCTGGCCGGGCAAGTCAACGTGGAGCCGCACGCGTGAAGGCCTTTCTGGGGTCGATGACGGGCAGGGTCTTCATGTTTCTGCTGATCGGCATCGTCGCTTCGGCCGCGCTGACGCAGTGGCTGGCCGTGGGCGAACGCCAGCGCGCCATCGAGCAATACCGCGACTATCATGCCGTCGAGCGGGCCGAGCAGCTGGTGATGGCGGCCGACGTGGTGCCGCTGGCCTCGCGCGCCGCCTACCTGAAGGTCGCCAACAAAGGCAGCGTGCGCCTGGAATTGCGTCCCGACACGGAACATACGCCCGGCGCGCCGACGGAGTTTTCCAGCGCCCTGCAAGCCAAGCTGGGCGAAGGTTTCAAGGTCAGCGCGCTGGCCGAACGCCCGGAAGCCTGCGTCAAGCCGCGCCAGAGGCCGGGCATGTTTTCCGCCAAGCCATGGGGCGGCACCTGCGAAAACCTCGACGTGCGCATGCAGGATGGCCACGTGCTGCGCCTGATGGTCTTGCCGCCGCGCCAGCAGCCACCGTTCAATGAACATAACGACTGGATGACCCTGCTGCCTTTCCTGATCAGCATTGCCATCCTCGCCTACCTGGTCACGCGCATGACCATGCGCCCGCTCAAGCAGCTGGCGCAGGCGGCAAAAGACCTGGGCAACGACATCAACCATCCGCCGCTGACCCTGTCGGGCGCCAGCGAGATCCGCCAGGCCAGTGCCGCCTTCAATGCCATGCAGGCGCGCATCCGCCAGCATATTTCCCAGCGTACACAAATGCTGGCCGCCATCACGCACGACTTGCAGACGCCGCTGACGCGTTTGCGCCTGCGCCTGGAAAAGGTGGCCGATACGGAATTGTATGAGCGCCTGGTGGGCGACCTGTCGGCCATGCAGAGCATGGTCAAGGAAGGGCTGGACCTGGCCCGCTCGATGGATAGCACGGAAGCGATGCAGGCGCTCGATCTCGATTCCCTGTTGGATAGCGTCTGCTCCGATGCGGCCGATGCCGGCCAGAACGTGACCCTGGCCGGGCAGGCCAGCATGGCCCTGATGGCCCGGCCCATCGCCATGCGGCGTTGCCTGGTGAACCTGATCGACAATGCCGTCAAATATGGCCAGTACGCGCAGGTCACCGTTGAACGCATCGCCGGCGCCGCACGCATCCGCATCCGCGACGGCGGGCCGGGTATTGCGCCGGATCAGCTGGCCAAAGTGTTCGAACCGTTTTATCGCATCGAGACCTCGCGTTCGCGCGAATCGGGCGGCACGGGCCTGGGCCTGACCATCGCGCGCAATATCGCCGAGCAACATGGCGCCACGGTTTCACTGCTCAATCATGTCGACGGTGGACTGGAAGTTACCCTGATCGTGCCAGAGTATTACGCAGGAAAGTGAGCATTTCCATGCGACAATATTGTGCTTTACGCCCCCCTGGCAACTACCTTCAACCTGCAGCCCTGCGCTGCAACAGCGTGACAGAACAATGAAAAAGACTAGCCTGGCAATCCTTGTGGGTGCTGCCCTGTGTATCGGTGGCGGCATCTGGTATTTCAATCATCAGCCAGGCAAAGCGGCCGGTGGGCAGGAGGGCAAAGGGGGCAAGGGCGGACAGGGGCCGGCCACGGTGAGCGTGGTGGTGCCGCTGCGACAGGATGTACCGATGCTGCTGCAAGCCAATGGCAGCGTGACACCCATCAGCAGCGTCGACCTGCATCCACAGACGACCAGTACGATCACCAAGGTGCACATCCGCGAAGGCCAGTTCGTCAAGCAGGGCGAGCTGATGTTTACGCTGGACGCGCGCAGCGAGCACGCGAACGTCGACAAGGCGCAGGCGCAGGTCTTGCGCGACCGCGCCTCGGTGCAGGACTTCGAGCGCCAGCTCAAGCGCAACCAGGATTTGCTGAGCAAGAATTTCATCGCCCAGGGTGCCGTCGATACCCTGCAAAGCCAGCTCGACGCGGCACGTGCCTTGCTGGCCGCCGACCAGGCCGCCTTGCGCGCCGCCCAGGTCGATTCCAGCTACACCGTCCTGCGCGCGCCGCAGGCGGGCAGGGTGGGCGCCATCAATGTCTACGCGGGCAGCCTGGTGCAGCCGACTACTTCGCTGACCAGCATCACCCAGCTCGACCCGATCGACGTGGTCTTCACCTTGCCGGAAAGCAGTCTGTCGGGCTTGCTGGCGGCGCAGAAGGCGGGCGAGGTGGCGGTCAAGGCGCTGCTGTCGGACGCGGGCGGCAAGCAGCTCGACGGCAAACTGAACTTCATCGATAATGCCGTCGATCCCGCCACGGGCGTGATCAAGGTCAAGGCCCGTTTCAACAATGGCGGCACCGATTTGTGGCCTGGCCAGTATGTGAATACGCAGCTGACCGTGCGCACCCTCAAGGATGCGCTCGTGATTCCGCAAAACGCCATCATCACGAGCACTACCGGCACCTTCGTGTACTCGATGGAGGCGGACAGCACGGCCAAGATGCGCAAGATTGCCCGCGTGTATGCATTTGGACCGAATGCCGTCGTCACCGGCCTGGCCGGCGATGAAAAAGTCATCGTCGATGGCAAGCAAAACTTGCGTCCGGGTAGCAAGGTGCGCCTGGTGGAAAAACACAAGGCTGCCGATGGCGCCGCCGCAGCGCAGGGCAAGCCAGCATGAACCTGTCCGAACTGAGCATCCGCCGCCCCGTCATGGTGGTGCTGCTGTCCCTCTCCATCATCCTGGCTGGCGTGCTGGCCTACCTGCAAATTCCCGTTGCCGCCTTGCCGAGCTACAACACGCCCGTCATCAACGTCAGCGCCGACCTGGCCGGCGCCAGCCCGGAAACGATGGCTTCGTCCGTGGCCTTGCCGCTGGAAAAGCAGTTTTCCACCATTTCTGGCCTCAGCCTGATCACGTCCACGAGTACCCTGGGCAATACTTCGCTGACCCTGGAGTTTGACGCCAGCATCAACGTCAACGAGGCGGCCGTCGACGTGCAGGCGGCCCTGCTGCGCGCGCAGCGCCAGTTGCCGACGGAAATGACGGACTTGCCGTCCTACCGCAAGGTCAATCCGGCCGATGCGCCCGTGCTGTTCATCCAGATGACGTCACCCTCGCTGAACTTGTCGGACCTCAACGATTATGCGGAAAACCTGATCGCGCCGAGCCTGTCGACCTTGCCTGGCGTGGCCCAGGTTATCGTGAATGGCCAGAAGCGCTTTGCCGTGCGCGTGCGCGCCCGTGCCGACCTGATGAATGCGCGCAACCTGACGATGGACGAACTGGCCATTGCCTTGCGCACCTCGAACACGAATTCCCCGCTGGGCATTCTTGACGGCCCCAGCCAGACCCTGACCATCCAGGGCAATCCGCAAATGATGAAAGCGGCCGATTTTGCCGAACTGATCGTCGCCAGCCGCAACGGCCAGCCCGTGCGCCTGAAAGACGTGGCCGAGGTGGAAGACAGCTTTCAATCGATCAAGGCCGTCGGCAGTTTCAATGGCGAGCGCTCGATCAGCCTGATGGTGCAGCGCCAACCGGATGCCAACACCGTGCAAGTGGTCGATGGCGTGCGCCGATTGCTGCCTGGCTTCAAGGAGCAATTGCCGCAGTCGATACAGATCAGCCTGGTCAACGACCGCTCGCTGTCGATCCGCGAAGCCATCCACGACGTGAATCTGACCCTGGCCCTGACGGTGGTGCTGGTGGTGCTGGTGATCTTTTTGTTCCTGCACCGCGCGGCCGCCACCTTCATTCCCGCCGTCACCATGCCGATCTCGCTGCTCGGCGCCCTGGCCCTGCTGTACTGGCTCGGCTACAGTCTCGACAACGTTTCCCTGCTGGGCATCACCCTGGCCGTGGGCCTCGTCGTCGACGATGCCATCGTGGTGCTGGAAAACATCGTGCGCCATATCGAGATGGGCAAGAAACCGATACGCGCGGCCCTGGAAGGGGCGAAGGAGATGGGCTTTACCATCATCTCGATTTCCGTCTCGCTGGTGGCCGTGTTCATCCCCATCTTCTTCATGCCGGGCGTGATCGGTTTGCTGTTCCACGAGTTCGCCGTCGTCGTTTCGCTGGCCGTGCTGGTGTCTGCCGTCGTGTCGCTGACCCTGGTGCCGATGCTGGCCAGCCGCTTCCTGCCGGCCGATTCGCGCGAGCACAATGACAGCGACCCCACGCATGGCGAAAAAACCTTCATCGGCCGCCACTTCGAGGCGGGTTTCACGGCATTGCGCAACGGCTACGTGCATCTGCTCGACAAGGCACTGGCGCACCGCAACGTGGTGCTGTTCGTTGCCGTGTGCACTTTTGCCCTGACGGTGCTGCTGTACGCGACCATTCCGAAAGGTTTCTTCCCCGAGGAAGACCTGGGTCAGATCCAGGTGAATACGGAAGCGTCGGAAGACATCTCATCCGCGGCATTGCAGGATTTGCAGGCGCGCGTGGCGGCCGTGCTCAAGGCGGACCCCAGCGTGCAGGATGTGACCTCGTTCGTCGGCGGCGGCAACACGGGCCGCATGTTCATGGTCTTGAAACCGCGCAGCGAACGGCCGAAAATGCCGGTGGTGCTGGAAAACCTGCGCCGCGCGGCGGGCACCGTGCCCGGCATGGCCGTGTATTTCCGGCCCGTGCAAAACTTGCAGCTGGGCGGGCGCCAGAGCAAGAGCCGCTACCAGTACACCTTGCAAAGCGTCAGTCCCGACGCCTTGAATGACTGGGCGGAAAAGTTTATTGCCGGCATGCGCGCCGATCCCGCCTTCCGCGACGTCACCAGCGATTCGCAGATCAAGGGCTTGCAGGCCTCGCTGCGGATCGACCGCGACAAGGCCAATCTGCTGGGCGTGCAAATGTCCGATATCCGCACGGCCCTGTACAGCGCTTTTGGCGAGCGGCAAGTATCGACCATCTATTCGTCGGCGGCCAGCTATTACGTGATCCTGGAAGCGGCCACGGCGGATCGCCAGTATGACGATGCGCTCACGCGCGTGTCCGTGCGCAGCAAGACGGGCGCACTGGTGAAATTGTCAAGTATTGCCTACGTGGAACGCACGATAGGCCCCACGTCCGTCAATCACCAGGGGCAGTTGCAGGCCGTGACGATCTCCTTCAACCTGGCGCCGGACGTGCCGCTGGGTGTCGCCACGGGCAAGATCGACGTAATGGGCAAGGGCATGAGCTTGCCGGCCTCCATCATCACGCGCTACGGCGGCGACGCGGCCGTGTTCCAGAGCTCGCAGTCGAGCCAGATCATCCTCATCATCGCCGCGCTGGCCGTGATCTATGTGCTGCTCGGCGTGCTGTATGAAAGCTATATCCACCCGCTGACCATCCTGGCCGGCTTGCCATCGGCGGCCGTGGGCGCGCTGCTGACCCTGCGCCTGTTCGGCATGGACCTGACCATGATCGCCATCATCGGCATTTTGATGCTGATCGGTATCGTCAAGAAAAACGCCATCATGATGATCGACTTTGCCCTGCATGCGCAGCGCAACGACGGGCTGGCGCCGGCCGAGGCCATCCGCCAGGCGTGCATCCTGCGTTTCCGTCCCATCATGATGACATCGGCGGCGGCCCTGATGGGCGCCTTGCCGATCGCCCTGGGCCTAGGCGCCGGCGCCGAGCTGCGCCAGCCGCTGGGCCTGGCCGTGGTCGGTGGATTGCTGTTTTCGCAAGTGATTACCCTGTTCATCACGCCCGTCATCTATTTGTTCCTCGACAAGTACAGCGGCACGGGGCCGGTGACGGACGAGCAACTGGTGGCACTCGACAACAAGGCTTGAGCGCGTGCGTTACCCGTTGACCCGTTGACCCGTGGCCGGCGCCCCATTCCTGCGTGAATGGGGCGCCGGTTTTGTATGGGCAGTGATACATACGGTAACAACCGTCAAGGGGCGGCTCGGGTACTCTGGTCAGCGCTGCAAGGAATGTCGCTATCCTGTAGGCTTCGGGTTGGAAAGGCCGAGGAAGTGTTCCCAAAAGCAAGGGACTCTGGCACTATGGCTGCCCTGTAATGTTATTTCTTCGCTACACAGAAAGCACGATTCATTTTGCATGACACGACCCATTTGTTGGCTGCCGATTCCGATGTTTGCCCCACCTGCGGGCAAGTGATCCAGCCACTGCCGGCCTACGGGTCCAGGACCAGCACCACGCGCAAGGTGGCGCTTGGCGTGTCCGTCTTGCTGCACGTGCTGCTGGCGGCGTATGTCCTGTTGCGCAGCGACAAGATCGAAAAGATCCCGCCGCCGAAGAAGGAAAGCGCGATGGTCTACATCGCGCCCCTGAAAGACAAGCCGCAACCGAAGCCGCAACCGAAACCCACGCCCAAGCCGAAGGACACGAAAGTGGCCAAGGTGAAACCGCCGCCGGCGCCGAGCAAGCGCGTGGTGACGAAAGACGTGCCGCGCGACAAGCCAAAACTGGAAACGTTTACGCCGCCGCTGGTGTCGAAAGTGCCGTTGCCGCCGCCACCGGCTGAAGACATGAGTTCGATGATCGAGCAGCGGCGCAAACAGCGCGAGGCGCAAAATCCCACGCCGCCGGCCGAGGAAAGCGAGAATGACCGCGCCATGCGCGTGGCCAAGGCGAATATCGCCGGCGCACAGGGGCGCAATTCCGGCAGCGACCGCGAGGATTCGGGCGGCGTGTTTTCCATCGTCAACCAGACCTCGTTCAGCGCGGAAGTCAAATTCAAGGGCTGGAACGGCAACTTCAAGCGCAATTGGCTGAAGCAGGAAAAAGTCGAGCTGGGCAATGAGCCCGATATCGAAACGGCCATCGTGAAAAAGATGATCCAGCTGATCCGTGCCGAAAAGCCGGGCGACTTCGTCTGGGAATCGCGGCGCCTGGGGCGTAACGTCAACCTCAGCGCCCGCGTGGAAGACACGGCCGAGCTGACTGCCTTCCTGCGCCAGGAATTCTTTTCCGAGAAGCGGCCAGGACGGCGCTAAAAATTAAAAAGGCTGCGCGGTGTGACCGGGCAGCCTTTTTGTCATACGGCGCTGATGATGCTCAGGCCGGTTTATCCGACTCGGTGCCCGGCGCCGCTTCCACGTCGTCTTCCATGTCGATCAGTTCGACCATCTGGGCCGCCCCATCTTCGCTGATGCCGGCCAGTTCCATGATCTTGTCGTTGGCTTCGTCGATGCCGACTCTTTTCAAGGCCGAGAACAGTTGCACGGTGAACGGGAAGCCGACGCCGTCTTCATCCACGTAGCTGTCGAGCTTGGCTTTCGCCTGGCGCAAGGCATTCACGGATTCATTGCGGTTCAGCTTATCGACTTTCGTCAGGATGCAGTGGATCGGTTTGCCCGTCGGCGCGAACCATTCCAGCATTTGAATGTCCAGGTCGGTGAACGGACGGCGCGAATCCATGATCAGGATCAAACCGGCCAATTGCTCGCGACGCTGCACGTAGTCACCCAGCAGGCGCTGCCAGTGCAGTTTGGCCGAGCCCGACACTTCCGCGTAGCCATAGCCGGGCAAGTCGACCAGCAGGCATTCGATCTCTTCGACGATGGTGGCATCCTTGCGGTGCTGCGCCACATGGGCGCCGCCGATGGAGAAGTAGTTGATGTGCTGGGTACGGCCAGGTGTCTTGGAGGCGAACGCCAAGCCTTTCTGATTACACAAGATGTTGATGGCGGTCGATTTACCGGCATTGGAGCGGCCGGCAAAAGCGATTTCCGGCACCGTGGTATCGGGCAGGTCACGCAATTGGTTGACGGTCGTAAAGAAGCGGGCTTGCCAGAGTTTTGACATGGGAGTAGTAAAGCAACAAAATGGAGCGATAAGGGAGCGATAACGCCAAGAAGCTATTGTACAATAAGGGATTGTTAATTGTTGCCGGCGTAGCAGCGATGCGGCTTGCGGCCCTGAAAATAAATCAAAAATCTCAGGCGCGCGGCAATGTCCACCACTAATTTCTCACTGTCTCAGGGTGCCTGAATGAATCGTGCGTTTTCACCGTTGTTCAAATCCATGCTGCTCGCTTTGCTGGCTGTATCGGCAACTGCCTCCGCGGTCGAAGCACCGAAACCGGCCGTCAAGGCCGATGCCGCCAAGGGCGCGACCCTGTACGCCGATGGCGATGCGGCGCGCGGCTTGCCTGCCTGCGTGTCCTGCCATGGTGCGGCCGGCAACTCGACCATCACGGTCAACCCGAAGCTGGCCGGCCAGCACGAAAGCTATATCTACAAGCAACTGGTCGATTTCACCACGCCGGAGCGCAACCAGCCCGTCATGACGACGTACGCGAAGATGCTCAGCGACGCCGACAAGAAGAATATCGCCGCCTACCTGGGTGCGCAGCTGTCCAAGCCGGGCGCCGCGAAAAACAAGGATACGATTGACCTGGGCAAGAAAATCTACCGTGGTGGCATTGCTTCCAAGCAAGTTGCTGCCTGCGCCAGCTGTCATGGCGCGACGGGCAATGGCATTCCCGTCCAGTATCCGCGCATCGCCGGCCAGCACCAGGACTACACGGTGGCCCAGCTGACGATGTTCCGCAGCACCAAGGCTGACGCCCGCAAGAACAGCGCGCAAATGCACACCATCGCCGCCCGCATGTCGGATGACGAGATTGCCGCCGTGGCCGATTACATCGCCGGCCTGAAGTAAGTTTTCATAGTGGCAAGAGATTGCCAGGCGCAGCAGCGCGCATGAACGAGGGCGGCCGTCTCAACAGGCTGCCCTTTTTTATGGCAAGGGCCAAAACTGGAGTATGCTGCCGCCTTGCGCGCAGAAACACTCTGCTCCATGCCACATTTTCTTGAAGATTGCATATCCCGTATGAGTATCCACGTATGAGCACAGGCACGACCGGAATCGAGTTAAAGACCCAACGCCGCAGCCTGGCTGAATTCGTCGAGCTGGTCTCGTCGATGCGCTTTGCCATCAGCCTGCTGACCCTGATCGCCGTCGCGTCCATCATCGGCACCGTGCTCAAGCAGAACGAGCCCATGCCCAATTATGTCAATCAGTTCGGTCCGTTCTGGTTCGCCGTCTTTGACAAGCTGAGCCTGTATTCCGTGTATTCGGCCTGGTGGTTCCTTGTGATCATGGGTTTCCTCGTCGCCTCGACCTCGCTGTGCATCGTGCGCAATGCGCCGAAGATGCTCAAGGATATGCGCAGCTGGCGCGAAACCGTACGCGAACAATCGTTGCGCAATTTCCATCACAAGCTGGAATGGAAGGCGCCGCTGCCGCGCGCCGTACTGGCGCAGCAGATGGTGATGCGCCTGAAGGACGCCGGCTACGGTTCCAAGGTGGTGGAAAAGGAGAACGCCACCCTGGTGGCCGCCAAGCGCGGCGCGGCCAATAAATGGGGCTATATCTTTGCCCACGGCGCCATCGTCATCATCTGCGTGGGCGGCTTGCTCGATTCGGAAATGCCGATCCGCATACAACAATGGTTCTTCGGCAAGACGCCGTTTTCCGGCAGCGGCGTGATCGCCGACATTCCCGCCCAGCACCGTTTGAGCCTGTCGAACCCTACTTTCCGCGGCAATACCATGATCCCGGAAGGCTCGTCGAGCAACACGGCCATCATTCCCCAGGCCGATGGCGTGCTGATCCAGGATCTGCCCATCACCATCCTGCTGAAAAAATTCCACATCGATTTCTACAGCACCGGCATGCCCAAGCTGTTCGCCAGCGATGTCGTCATCACCGACCATGTCACGGGCGAGACCTTCCCTGCCACCATCAAAGTCAACCAGCCGCTGCTGTACAAGGGCCTGGCCCTGTACCAGTCCAGCTTTGAGGATGGCGGCAGCAAGCTCAAGTTGACGGGTTTTCCCATGACGGGCAAGACGACGAAACGCTTCGATATCGGCGGCGAAGTGGGCGGCAGCACGCCGCTCGAGCGCAGCGATGGCAATTCCTACACGGTGGAATGGTCGGGTTTCCGCCCCTTCAACGTGGAAAACCTCAGCGCGGGCCAGGATGTGCGCGCCGTCAGCAAGGCGGAAAGCTTTAACGATAAATTTGCCGTCGGCCTCGACAAACGCCTGGGTTCGGCCGCGAAGAACGCGAACAACAAGGATCTCAAGAACGTCGGTCCTTCGGTGCAATACAAATTGCGCGACAAGACGGGCCAGGCGCGCGAGTACCAGAACTACATGCAGCCCGTCACGGTCGATGGCGCCACCGTCTTCCTGGCCGGCATGCGCATCAACCCCAGCGATGCCTTCAGCTTCCTGCGCATTCCCGCCGACGACAATTACAGCGTGACGGAATGGATGCGCTTGCGTGCCGCGCTGCAAGATCCCGCGCTGCGCCAGCAGGCCGCCACGCGCTATGCGGCGCGCGCCATGCCGCAGGCGAACGCGGAAGCCCTGCGCGGCCAGTTGCAGGAATCGGCGGCGAAAAGCCTGGGCATCTTTGCCGGCAATGGACAAGAGGGTGGTTTCCTCGCCATTTCACGTTTCCTGGAGAAAGTACCTGCGGCCGAGCAGGAAAAAGCGGCCGATATCTTCATGAAAATTCTCAATGGCAGCCTGTGGGACTTGTGGCAGGCGGCGCGCGCCCAGGATGGCTTGAAAGCCATCGAGGCCGATGACAAGCACGGCCGCTTCCTGCAGCTGGCCACGAATGCGCTGTCCGACAGCTTCTTCTATGGCGCGCCCGTGTATCTGCAGCTCGATGAGTTTACGGAAATCAAGGCGTCCGTACTGCAAGTGACGCGTTCGCCAGGCAAGAGCGTGGTCTACCTCGGTTGTTTGTTCCTCGTGATCGGCGTATTTTCCATGTTCTATATCCGCGAACGCCGCCTGTGGGTGTGGATCAAGGATGGCGAGGGCGGCAGCGAGGCCCTGATGGCCATGAGCACGCAACGCAAGACCCTGGATTTTGAAAAAGAATTTGAGACTTTGAAGGCAAAGCTGCCGCAATCGGCGTAAGCTGCGCTGAGTTGGATTGGCTGAGTTTCGGGACGCTTGCGCGTCGCCGGGAATGGAGAAAATGATGGAATTGGCAAACAAGCAAATATATACGCAGGAACCAGGATTTTTCAAGCGCCTGAGCCTGATCGATTGGCTGTATGGCGCCGGCTTGCTGGCCGCCTCCCTGTTCGGCCTGATGCGCTTTGGCGCCTTCATGGATATCTATGAAAAGGCCATCTTGCTGGCCGCGGCGCCCACGTTTGCATGGCTGGGCTGGTACTGGAAGCCCGTGCGCTGGCTGATCCCCGTGGCGGCCGTGCTGTCGCTGTTCGCCATCGAGCTGTACGCCGGTCATCTGGACATGGCGAACCAGAAATTCTTCCTGAAATACATCTTGTCGAGCCAGTCCGCCATTCTGTGGATGGGCACACTTTTCGTGCTGTCGACCCTGTTCTACTGGATCGGCCTGGTGGCGCGCTCGGAATTCGGTTCGTCCGTCGGTTCCCTGCTGTGCTGGGCCGGCGTGGTCCTGGGCCTGACGGGCATGCTGGTGCGCTGGTACGAGTCTTACCTGATCGGCACCGACGTGGGCCATATTCCCGTGTCGAACCTGTATGAAGTGTTTATCCTGTTTTCGCTGATCACGGCCATGTTCTACCTGTACTACGAGCAGCATTATGCGACGCGCCAGCTGGGCGCCTTCGTCATGCTGGTCATTTCGGCAGCCGTGGTGTTCCTGATGTGGTACACGGTCACGCGCGACGCGGCCGAAATCCAGCCGCTGGTACCGGCCCTGCAAAGCTGGTGGATGAAGATCCACGTGCCGGCCAACTTCATCGGCTACGGCACGTTCGCCCTGTCGGCCATGGTGGCGGCAGCCTACCTGCTCAAATCGAGCGGCTACCTGGTCGACCGCCTGCCTTCGCTGGAAGTGCTCGACGACGTCATGTACAAGGCCATTTCCGTGGGCTTTGCTTTCTTCACGGTAGCGACCATCCTGGGCGCCCTGTGGGCGGCCGAAGCGTGGGGCGGCTACTGGTCGTGGGATCCGAAGGAAACGTGGGCGCTGATCGTCTGGCTCAACTATGCGGCCTGGCTGCACATGCGATTGATGACGGGCTTGCGCGGCCGCGTCGCCGCCTGGTGGGCGCTGGTGGGCTTGCTGGTGACGACGTTTGCCTTCTTGGGCGTCAACATGTTCCTTTCGGGCCTGCATTCTTACGGAAAACTGTAAAAGTAGGCACTTTAGTAACGTTTTTTTTGCATGACAGAAGCGTCATGAACGGCCCGGAAAAACTGGTGTAAGGTAGATCCAATCACCTTTTTCCGGAGCCGCCATGTTGATCAAGCGCAGTCCCAACGGCATCGAGTTGCCGTATTCTTCCGAAATCACGCCGCGCGCCGTGTTTGAATCGCGCCGCAGCTTCATCAAGCAAGTGGCGCTGGGCTCAATGTCCAGTGCGGCCTTGCTGGAAATGGCCAGCCGCGAAGCGTTCGCGCAAGGCAGCAATCCCAAGCTGGCTGCCAAATTGAATCCCGCCTATTCGGCGCTGGACAAGCAGACGGCCTATAAAGACGCCACCAGTTACAACAATTTCTACGAATTCGGCACGGACAAGAGCGACCCGGCGCAAAACGCGGGCACCTTGCGCACGCGGCCGTGGACGGTCAGCATTGAAGGCGAGGTCAAGAAGCCCATGACCCTCGATCTCGATGCGCTGTTAAAACTGGCGCCGCTGGAAGAGCGTGTCTACCGGCTGCGCTGCGTGGAAGGCTGGTCGATGGTCATCCCCTGGGTCGGTTATTCCTTCTCGGAAATCATCAAGAAGGTCGAGCCGACGGGCAATGCCAAGTATGTGGAATTCATCACCCTGGCCGACAAGAAGCAGATGCCGGGCGTGGGCAGCCGCGTGCTGCAGTGGCCGTATACGGAAGGCTTGCGCATCGATGAAGCGAACCATCCGCTGGCGCTGCTGACCCTGGGCATGTATGGCGAAACCTTGCCGAACCAGAATGGTGCACCGGTGCGCATGGTCTTGCCATGGAAATACGGTTTCAAGTCAGCCAAATCCATCGTCAAGATCCGTTTCGTCAAGGAGCAGCCGCGCACGTCGTGGAACCTGTCAGCACCGTCCGAATACGGTTTTTATTCGAACGTGAACCCGAACGTCGATCATCCGCGCTGGTCGCAAGCTTCCGAGCGGCGCATCGGCGAGGACGGGTTTCTCGCGCGCAAGCGCAAGACCCTGATGTTCAATGGCTACAACGATGTCGCTTCCTTGTACGCGGGCATGGATCTGAAGAAGTTCTTTTAAGGAAAGACCATGGCCCTCAACCCCACGCCGAGACAATTGTCGCTATTCAAAAGCCTGGTTTTTCTGCTGGCGCTGCTGCCGTTTGCCCGCATGGTCTGGCTCACGTACACGGGGCAACTGGTGGAGCCACTGGAATTCATCACGCGCGGCACGGGCGACTGGACCCTGTATTTCCTGTGCATCAGCCTGGCTGTCACGCCCTTGCGCCGGTTCACGCAATGGAATTGGCTGATCAAGCTGCGGCGCATGCTGGGCCTGTTCGTGTTTTTCTACGCGGCACTGCACTTCACCACGTTTTTATGGTTCGATCACTTTTTTGATGTGCAGGAAATGTGGAAGGATGTGCTCAAGCGGCCATTCATCACGGTGGGTTTCATCGCCTTCGTCTTGCTCATTCCGCTGGCCGTGACGAGCA
Above is a genomic segment from Janthinobacterium sp. 64 containing:
- a CDS encoding ATP-binding protein — protein: MKAFLGSMTGRVFMFLLIGIVASAALTQWLAVGERQRAIEQYRDYHAVERAEQLVMAADVVPLASRAAYLKVANKGSVRLELRPDTEHTPGAPTEFSSALQAKLGEGFKVSALAERPEACVKPRQRPGMFSAKPWGGTCENLDVRMQDGHVLRLMVLPPRQQPPFNEHNDWMTLLPFLISIAILAYLVTRMTMRPLKQLAQAAKDLGNDINHPPLTLSGASEIRQASAAFNAMQARIRQHISQRTQMLAAITHDLQTPLTRLRLRLEKVADTELYERLVGDLSAMQSMVKEGLDLARSMDSTEAMQALDLDSLLDSVCSDAADAGQNVTLAGQASMALMARPIAMRRCLVNLIDNAVKYGQYAQVTVERIAGAARIRIRDGGPGIAPDQLAKVFEPFYRIETSRSRESGGTGLGLTIARNIAEQHGATVSLLNHVDGGLEVTLIVPEYYAGK
- a CDS encoding efflux RND transporter periplasmic adaptor subunit, with translation MKKTSLAILVGAALCIGGGIWYFNHQPGKAAGGQEGKGGKGGQGPATVSVVVPLRQDVPMLLQANGSVTPISSVDLHPQTTSTITKVHIREGQFVKQGELMFTLDARSEHANVDKAQAQVLRDRASVQDFERQLKRNQDLLSKNFIAQGAVDTLQSQLDAARALLAADQAALRAAQVDSSYTVLRAPQAGRVGAINVYAGSLVQPTTSLTSITQLDPIDVVFTLPESSLSGLLAAQKAGEVAVKALLSDAGGKQLDGKLNFIDNAVDPATGVIKVKARFNNGGTDLWPGQYVNTQLTVRTLKDALVIPQNAIITSTTGTFVYSMEADSTAKMRKIARVYAFGPNAVVTGLAGDEKVIVDGKQNLRPGSKVRLVEKHKAADGAAAAQGKPA
- a CDS encoding response regulator, which codes for MEPTSTILIVDDDRDIRSLLADYLETNAYRTLGAADGTAMWKILDETRPDLIVLDLNLPGDDGLTLCRKLRAQSTVPVIMLTARNEPLDRILGLEMGADDYLPKPFEPRELLARIRSVLRRSHAMPSNVPSDKAQQIRFSGWTLDLTARHLLNPTGLVIMLSGAEFRLLRVFLEHPNRVLNRDQLLNLTQGRDADPFDRSIDIQISRLRQKLGEDARLPQIIKTVRNGGYVLAGQVNVEPHA